A part of Streptomyces sp. NBC_00557 genomic DNA contains:
- a CDS encoding YibE/F family protein, whose product MEQYPYRPPEPPRPGGPGRHEDHMPDGHVPDGHGYGGHEYDGRTAGTGNSSADQVPGHRQGHAHRVEHGSGHGQEQGHAHGHGHSHSHGPAAPVSQHLRKVIAAILIPFTAAVAVGVLVLWPGGAPPHKRTGVGFDRETQQATVTRVVEVSCRSVNASGDTPTGDTSTAEGTSAQQQAKGICKKATVRVDTGKDKGRTFTEIVQPDQTRQLHQGEKVVVAYEPSAPRDLQYSVADVNRQFPMTLLAAIFALAVVVVGRLRGVMALVALAVSFLVLTLFILPAILQGSNPLLVAVVGASAIMLIALYMCHGLSARTSVAVLGTLVSLSLIGVLGSLFIGWAALTGNTDDNTGLIHGLYPSIDMSGLLLAGVIIGSLGVLDDVTVTQTSAVWELHEANPSMGWRGLYRAGIRIGRDHIASVVNTLVLAYAGAALPLLLLFSIAQSSVGTVADSELVAEEIVRTLVGSIGLVASVPVTTALAALVVAADRPGPDTPAPAGVSPVPARGGRGRRRKR is encoded by the coding sequence ATGGAGCAGTACCCGTACCGACCGCCCGAGCCACCGCGCCCAGGCGGTCCAGGACGGCACGAGGACCACATGCCCGACGGCCACGTACCCGACGGCCATGGGTACGGCGGCCATGAGTACGACGGCCGTACCGCCGGCACCGGGAACTCCAGCGCTGACCAGGTGCCCGGCCATCGCCAGGGTCACGCGCACCGTGTCGAGCACGGAAGCGGGCATGGCCAGGAACAGGGGCACGCTCACGGGCACGGGCACAGTCACAGCCATGGGCCCGCCGCCCCCGTCTCCCAGCACCTGCGCAAGGTCATCGCCGCGATCCTGATCCCGTTCACAGCGGCGGTCGCGGTCGGCGTGCTGGTGCTCTGGCCCGGGGGTGCCCCACCGCACAAGCGCACCGGCGTCGGCTTCGACCGCGAGACACAACAGGCCACGGTCACCAGGGTCGTCGAGGTGAGCTGCCGATCGGTCAACGCCTCCGGGGACACCCCGACGGGAGACACCTCCACGGCCGAGGGCACCTCGGCGCAGCAACAGGCGAAGGGCATCTGCAAGAAGGCGACCGTCCGGGTCGACACCGGCAAGGACAAGGGCCGTACGTTCACCGAGATCGTCCAGCCGGACCAGACCCGCCAGCTGCATCAGGGCGAGAAGGTGGTGGTCGCCTACGAGCCCTCGGCACCGAGAGACCTGCAGTACTCGGTGGCGGATGTGAACCGGCAGTTCCCCATGACTCTGCTCGCCGCGATCTTCGCCCTCGCCGTCGTGGTCGTCGGCAGGCTGCGCGGGGTGATGGCGCTCGTCGCGCTGGCCGTGAGCTTCCTGGTGCTGACCCTGTTCATCCTGCCCGCGATCCTCCAGGGCTCGAACCCGCTGCTCGTGGCGGTGGTCGGGGCGAGCGCCATCATGCTGATCGCCCTGTACATGTGCCACGGCCTGTCGGCCCGGACGTCCGTCGCGGTGCTCGGCACGCTGGTCTCCCTGTCGCTGATCGGCGTGCTCGGCTCCCTGTTCATCGGCTGGGCCGCGCTGACCGGCAACACGGACGACAACACCGGCCTGATCCACGGTCTGTATCCGTCGATCGACATGAGCGGTCTGCTGCTGGCCGGCGTCATCATCGGTTCGCTCGGTGTGCTGGACGACGTCACCGTGACCCAGACGTCGGCCGTATGGGAACTGCACGAGGCCAACCCCTCGATGGGCTGGCGCGGGCTGTACCGGGCGGGCATCCGCATCGGCCGCGACCACATCGCGTCCGTGGTCAACACCCTCGTCCTCGCCTACGCCGGTGCCGCGCTGCCGTTGCTGCTGCTGTTCTCGATCGCGCAGAGCAGCGTCGGAACGGTGGCCGACAGCGAGCTGGTGGCCGAGGAGATCGTGCGCACGCTGGTGGGCTCCATCGGCCTGGTCGCGTCGGTCCCGGTCACCACCGCGCTGGCCGCCCTGGTGGTCGCGGCCGACCGTCCCGGCCCGGACACCCCGGCACCGGCCGGGGTGTCGCCCGTTCCCGCGCGGGGAGGGCGGGGACGACGCCGGAAGCGGTGA
- a CDS encoding phage holin family protein, with the protein MKNFVVKTIANAGALAVAVWLLDKITLTGDSTARKAGTLIVVALVFGLVNWLVKPIVKVLTFPLFVLTLGLITLVVNALMLLLTSWVCGKLDLSFHVQGFWTAVLGGLIVSVVSWALHVVLPDED; encoded by the coding sequence ATGAAGAATTTCGTAGTCAAGACGATCGCCAACGCGGGCGCCCTGGCGGTCGCCGTGTGGCTGCTGGACAAGATCACTCTCACGGGTGACAGCACCGCCAGGAAGGCGGGCACACTGATCGTCGTCGCGCTGGTCTTCGGGCTGGTGAACTGGCTGGTCAAGCCGATCGTGAAGGTGCTCACCTTCCCGTTGTTCGTCCTGACCCTGGGCCTGATCACCCTGGTCGTCAACGCGCTGATGCTGCTGCTGACGTCCTGGGTGTGCGGCAAGCTCGACCTGAGTTTCCACGTGCAGGGCTTCTGGACGGCCGTCCTCGGCGGCCTGATCGTCTCCGTGGTCTCCTGGGCGCTGCACGTCGTCCTGCCCGACGAGGACTGA
- a CDS encoding IclR family transcriptional regulator, producing the protein MATVDTALAEPHAPSTPSRPCAPPAQRSPSVAVPEQPHPPDVSGPPHPDADSGPPPTATLIGSVQRAMRLLETVAAHTYGAPAKQLARETGLALPTTYHLLRTLVHEGYLRREKGLFFLGEAAERLGSSGAQQKRRSAVADTLAHWRDSIGVPVYYAMYRDGEIDVMCVSDSPEAPAVEEWADFRETGHAHAIGKCLLSQLDEDARRDHLSRYPVTSITPYTVRDNDALLRLLARTPRMEPVVERQEYALGTICAAVPITVGATVATMAMSLPSHQADRLLPAARRLQTEIGRHLGTLTLSISI; encoded by the coding sequence TTGGCCACGGTCGACACCGCACTGGCGGAACCGCACGCACCCTCCACTCCGTCGCGCCCCTGCGCACCCCCCGCCCAGCGGTCGCCGTCCGTCGCGGTCCCCGAACAGCCGCACCCCCCGGACGTCTCAGGGCCGCCGCACCCCGACGCCGACTCCGGCCCTCCGCCCACCGCGACGCTCATCGGATCCGTCCAGCGCGCCATGCGCCTGCTGGAGACCGTCGCCGCGCACACGTACGGTGCCCCTGCCAAACAACTCGCCCGCGAGACCGGCCTCGCCCTCCCGACGACGTACCACCTTCTGCGCACGCTGGTGCACGAGGGCTATCTGCGCCGCGAGAAGGGGCTCTTCTTCCTCGGTGAGGCGGCCGAACGGCTGGGCAGCAGCGGGGCACAGCAGAAACGTCGCAGCGCGGTGGCGGACACGCTTGCGCACTGGCGAGATTCGATCGGTGTGCCCGTGTACTACGCGATGTACCGGGACGGCGAGATCGACGTCATGTGCGTCTCCGACTCCCCCGAGGCGCCGGCGGTCGAGGAATGGGCCGACTTCCGTGAGACCGGCCATGCGCACGCCATCGGGAAGTGCCTGCTCTCCCAGCTGGACGAGGACGCCCGCCGCGATCACCTCTCCCGTTATCCCGTGACGTCCATCACGCCGTACACCGTGCGCGACAACGACGCCCTGTTGCGGCTGCTGGCCCGGACGCCCCGCATGGAGCCGGTGGTGGAGCGCCAGGAGTACGCGCTCGGGACGATCTGCGCGGCGGTCCCCATCACGGTCGGTGCGACCGTGGCCACGATGGCGATGTCGCTTCCCTCCCACCAGGCCGACCGGCTGTTGCCCGCGGCTCGTCGGCTGCAGACGGAGATCGGGCGGCATCTGGGGACGCTCACGCTCTCTATCAGTATCTGA
- a CDS encoding low molecular weight protein-tyrosine-phosphatase: MAYRVCFVCTGNICRSPMAEIVFRARVAEAGLEDRVVVDSAGTGGWHEGEPADPRTVSILQEHGYTCEHIARQFQPSWFSRLDLVVALDTGHLKALRRLAPTEEDARKVRLLRSYDPAAGDDLEVPDPYYGHRDGFEECLEMVEAASTGLLAAVREQLEGRAA; encoded by the coding sequence ATGGCCTACCGTGTCTGTTTCGTGTGCACCGGCAACATCTGCCGCTCCCCGATGGCCGAGATCGTCTTCCGCGCGCGCGTGGCCGAGGCCGGACTCGAGGACCGGGTGGTGGTCGACAGCGCCGGAACCGGCGGCTGGCACGAGGGCGAGCCGGCCGACCCGCGGACCGTGTCGATCCTCCAGGAGCACGGCTACACCTGCGAGCACATCGCGCGGCAGTTCCAGCCGTCGTGGTTCTCCCGGCTCGACCTCGTGGTCGCCCTCGACACCGGTCATCTCAAGGCCCTGCGCCGACTCGCGCCCACCGAGGAGGACGCGCGCAAGGTCCGGCTGCTGCGCTCCTACGACCCCGCCGCCGGTGACGACCTGGAGGTGCCGGATCCGTACTACGGCCACCGGGACGGCTTCGAGGAGTGTCTTGAGATGGTGGAAGCGGCGAGCACCGGTCTGCTCGCCGCCGTACGCGAGCAGCTGGAAGGAAGAGCGGCATGA
- the thiC gene encoding phosphomethylpyrimidine synthase ThiC: MTNKDARTPASVQDETSQEARKSIGWHKAYVEGSRPDLRVPVRQVHLTNGQSVTLYDTSGPYTDPLVDTDVRRGLPPLRENWIIARGDTEEYAGRPVRPEDDGIKHTAPRGGLRNLDAVFPGRPRQPRRGRGGEAVTQLAYARRGEITPEMEFVAIRENVSPEVVREEIAAGRAVLPANVNHPEIEPMIIGKRFLVKVNANIGNSAVTSSIEEEVEKMTWATRWGADTVMDLSTGRNIHTTREWVLRNSPVPIGTVPLYQALEKVDGKAEELTWEIYKDTVIEQAEQGVDYMTVHAGVRLPFVPLTANRKTGIVSRGGSIMAAWCLAHHKESFLYENFEELCEILAAYDVTYSLGDGLRPGSIADANDEAQFAELRTLGELNRIARRFNVQTMIEGPGHVPMHKIKENIDLQQEICDEAPFYTLGPLTTDIAPAYDHITSGIGAAMIAWWGTAMLCYVTPKEHLGLPNRDDVKTGVITYKIAAHAADLAKGHPGAQEWDDALSDARFEFRWEDQFNLALDPDTAREFHDETLPAEPAKTAHFCSMCGPKFCSMKISQDIRREHGTSRTEIEEGMAQKSKEFAASGNRVYLPIAD; the protein is encoded by the coding sequence ATGACCAACAAGGACGCACGCACGCCTGCCTCCGTTCAGGACGAGACGTCCCAGGAGGCCCGGAAGTCCATCGGCTGGCACAAGGCGTATGTCGAGGGTTCGCGCCCCGACCTGCGCGTGCCGGTCCGTCAGGTGCACCTCACCAACGGGCAGTCGGTCACGCTGTACGACACGTCGGGCCCGTACACCGATCCACTCGTCGACACCGATGTGCGCAGGGGCCTGCCGCCGCTGCGCGAGAACTGGATCATCGCCCGCGGCGACACCGAGGAGTACGCGGGCCGTCCCGTCCGTCCCGAGGACGACGGGATCAAGCACACCGCGCCGCGCGGTGGGCTCCGCAACCTGGACGCCGTCTTCCCCGGACGGCCGCGCCAGCCGCGCCGGGGCCGGGGCGGTGAGGCGGTGACGCAGCTCGCGTACGCCCGCCGGGGTGAGATCACACCGGAGATGGAGTTCGTGGCCATCCGGGAAAACGTCTCTCCCGAGGTGGTCCGCGAGGAGATCGCGGCAGGCCGGGCCGTACTGCCCGCCAACGTCAACCACCCCGAGATCGAGCCGATGATCATCGGCAAGCGGTTCCTGGTGAAGGTCAACGCCAACATCGGCAACTCCGCGGTGACCTCCTCCATCGAGGAGGAGGTGGAGAAGATGACCTGGGCGACCCGGTGGGGCGCCGACACGGTCATGGACCTGTCCACCGGCCGCAACATCCACACCACCCGCGAGTGGGTGCTGCGCAACTCCCCCGTCCCCATCGGCACGGTGCCCCTCTACCAGGCCCTGGAGAAGGTCGACGGCAAGGCCGAGGAGCTGACCTGGGAGATCTACAAGGACACGGTCATCGAGCAGGCCGAGCAGGGTGTGGACTACATGACGGTCCACGCGGGCGTCCGGCTGCCGTTCGTGCCGCTGACCGCCAACCGCAAGACGGGCATCGTCTCGCGTGGTGGCTCGATCATGGCCGCCTGGTGCCTGGCGCACCACAAGGAATCGTTCCTGTACGAGAACTTCGAGGAACTCTGCGAGATCCTCGCCGCCTACGACGTCACGTACTCGCTGGGTGACGGCCTCAGGCCGGGTTCGATCGCGGACGCCAACGACGAGGCTCAGTTCGCGGAATTGCGAACTCTTGGGGAACTCAACCGGATCGCCAGGCGTTTCAACGTACAGACCATGATCGAGGGCCCGGGACACGTCCCGATGCACAAGATCAAGGAGAACATCGACCTTCAGCAGGAGATCTGCGATGAAGCTCCGTTCTATACGCTCGGCCCGCTGACCACGGACATCGCGCCGGCGTACGACCACATCACCTCCGGCATCGGCGCCGCGATGATCGCCTGGTGGGGCACGGCGATGCTCTGCTACGTCACGCCCAAGGAGCACTTGGGCCTGCCCAACCGTGACGACGTCAAGACCGGCGTCATCACGTACAAGATCGCCGCACACGCGGCTGATCTCGCCAAGGGGCACCCGGGCGCCCAGGAGTGGGACGACGCACTGTCCGACGCCCGCTTCGAGTTCCGGTGGGAGGACCAGTTCAATCTCGCCCTGGACCCGGACACGGCCCGTGAGTTCCACGACGAGACCCTGCCGGCCGAGCCCGCCAAGACGGCCCACTTCTGCTCCATGTGCGGCCCGAAGTTCTGCAGCATGAAGATCTCGCAGGACATCCGCCGCGAGCACGGCACCAGCCGGACCGAGATCGAGGAGGGCATGGCGCAGAAGTCGAAGGAGTTCGCGGCGAGCGGCAACAGGGTGTATCTGCCGATCGCCGACTGA
- a CDS encoding DUF5326 family protein translates to MREIFAGLPWWVKWVAVPVIALVVFGSLIMTVLGIVIGLLFKALVFVALVAGLIYVVRKFMSNSSSRSDW, encoded by the coding sequence ATGCGAGAGATCTTCGCGGGACTGCCGTGGTGGGTGAAGTGGGTCGCGGTGCCGGTCATCGCCCTGGTCGTGTTCGGCAGCCTGATAATGACAGTGCTCGGCATCGTGATCGGCCTGTTGTTCAAGGCGCTGGTGTTCGTCGCCCTGGTCGCCGGACTCATCTACGTCGTACGGAAGTTCATGTCGAACTCCTCGTCACGCAGCGACTGGTGA
- a CDS encoding LysR family transcriptional regulator translates to MDLALLRTFVTVHRAGSFTRAAALLGLSQPAVTSQIRTLERQLGKPLFLRQARGVTPTTIGDELAHKAAPHLDALVEIAESGLDDESSLRTLHLAGPPEFTAERALPALTELTGDDGQPFALRASFGTAEETLEGLAAGHHDLAISTARPRGALLTATPLCDEEHVLVAAPRWVDRIGAEALRLKGAPALEDLPVVEVHESLPFVSRYWASVFDSRPATSGTIIVPDLRAVLACTIAGAGIAVLPRYLCAAALDDGTVTTLHDPPVPPLRTYFLVVRTGTLAMPHIARAHEWLQQAAAGWC, encoded by the coding sequence ATGGACCTGGCCTTGCTGCGCACCTTCGTCACTGTGCACCGGGCCGGCTCCTTCACCCGCGCCGCCGCCCTGCTCGGCCTCTCCCAGCCGGCCGTCACCTCGCAGATCCGCACACTGGAGCGGCAGCTGGGCAAGCCCCTCTTCCTGCGTCAGGCGCGCGGGGTCACGCCGACGACCATCGGCGACGAACTCGCACACAAGGCCGCGCCCCATCTCGACGCCCTGGTGGAGATAGCCGAGAGCGGTCTGGACGACGAGTCCTCGCTCAGGACCCTGCACCTCGCCGGCCCGCCCGAGTTCACTGCCGAACGTGCCCTGCCCGCTCTGACGGAGCTGACCGGAGACGACGGCCAGCCCTTCGCTCTGCGCGCCTCCTTCGGCACGGCGGAGGAGACGCTGGAGGGACTGGCCGCCGGACATCACGATCTGGCCATCAGCACGGCGCGTCCGCGCGGCGCTCTGCTCACCGCGACTCCGCTCTGCGACGAGGAACACGTGCTGGTCGCCGCACCGCGCTGGGTGGACCGGATCGGGGCGGAGGCGCTGCGTCTGAAGGGAGCGCCCGCGCTGGAGGATCTACCGGTCGTCGAGGTCCATGAGTCGCTGCCCTTCGTCTCGCGCTACTGGGCCTCCGTCTTCGATTCCCGTCCGGCGACCTCGGGCACGATCATCGTTCCGGATCTACGCGCGGTGCTCGCCTGCACGATCGCGGGCGCCGGGATCGCGGTGCTGCCCCGCTATCTGTGCGCCGCGGCCCTCGATGACGGCACGGTGACGACGCTGCACGATCCGCCAGTGCCGCCGCTGCGCACGTACTTCCTGGTGGTACGCACCGGCACCCTTGCCATGCCTCATATAGCGCGGGCCCACGAATGGCTTCAGCAGGCTGCCGCGGGCTGGTGCTGA
- a CDS encoding NUDIX hydrolase, which translates to MTVRPVVKRTARAILLDGDDLILIKRTKPGVDPYWVTPGGGVEPEDSTVVDALHREVSEELGAKITDVVPCFVDTVEHIGEDGGATGVKVQHFFVCRLESMDPARRHGPEVDEPAGEYEIVRVPFTRVGIASVHLVPLSLRHYLDGNIEGVRAMHAPDLG; encoded by the coding sequence ATGACCGTCCGACCCGTGGTCAAGCGCACCGCCCGTGCCATTCTCCTCGACGGTGACGACCTGATCTTGATCAAGCGCACCAAGCCGGGCGTCGATCCCTACTGGGTCACTCCCGGTGGCGGAGTCGAACCCGAGGACTCAACCGTTGTGGACGCCCTGCACCGGGAGGTGTCCGAAGAACTCGGCGCCAAGATCACCGATGTGGTTCCGTGCTTCGTGGACACCGTCGAGCACATCGGTGAGGACGGCGGTGCCACCGGTGTGAAAGTGCAGCACTTCTTCGTCTGCCGGCTGGAGTCCATGGACCCGGCCCGGCGGCACGGCCCCGAGGTGGACGAGCCCGCCGGTGAGTACGAGATCGTCCGCGTACCCTTCACCCGCGTCGGCATCGCCTCCGTCCATCTGGTCCCGCTGTCGCTGCGCCACTACCTGGACGGCAACATCGAGGGAGTACGTGCCATGCACGCCCCCGACCTCGGTTAG
- a CDS encoding cystathionine gamma-lyase: MSDATRAGSRTGDGTRAVRAGLPEPVKHEPTLPGPVFAAHFHLPGEATGPYLYGRDENPTWTLLERAIGELEAPGRDDVETLVFASGMAAISSVLFSQLRAGDAVVLPSDGYQVLPLVRAQLEAYGVEVRTAPTAGDAQLDVLDGARLLWIESPSNPGLDVCDIRRLAAAAHAQGALVAVDNTLATPLGQRPLELGADFSVASGTKQLTGHGDVLLGYVAGRDAEAMAAVRRWRKIVGAIAGPMEAWLAHRSIATLQLRVDRQNATALAVAEALKQRPEVSGLRYPGLSDDPSHKIASQQMRRYGCVVSFTLPTRARAERFLQALRLVEDATSFGGVRSTAERRRRWGGDAVPEGFIRMSVGAEDPEDLIADLLRALDESAE, from the coding sequence ATGAGCGACGCCACCCGGGCCGGGAGTCGTACCGGCGACGGCACGCGCGCGGTGCGCGCCGGACTGCCCGAACCGGTCAAGCACGAGCCGACCCTGCCCGGACCGGTGTTCGCGGCGCACTTCCACCTGCCCGGCGAGGCGACGGGACCGTACCTGTACGGCCGGGACGAGAACCCGACCTGGACGCTGCTGGAACGGGCGATCGGCGAGCTGGAGGCGCCCGGGCGGGACGACGTCGAGACGCTGGTCTTCGCCTCGGGCATGGCCGCGATCTCCTCCGTGCTGTTCTCCCAGCTGCGTGCCGGGGACGCGGTCGTGCTGCCCTCCGACGGCTATCAGGTGCTGCCGCTGGTCCGCGCCCAGCTGGAGGCGTACGGCGTCGAGGTGCGCACCGCCCCCACCGCGGGCGATGCCCAGCTCGACGTCCTCGACGGCGCCCGGCTGCTGTGGATCGAGTCCCCGTCGAACCCGGGGCTCGACGTGTGCGACATCCGGCGGCTGGCGGCGGCGGCCCATGCGCAGGGCGCCCTGGTGGCCGTCGACAACACGCTCGCCACCCCGCTCGGGCAGCGCCCGCTGGAGCTGGGCGCCGACTTCTCCGTGGCCAGCGGCACCAAGCAGCTCACCGGCCACGGTGACGTGCTGCTGGGCTATGTCGCCGGCCGCGATGCCGAGGCGATGGCCGCCGTACGGCGCTGGCGGAAGATCGTCGGGGCGATCGCGGGGCCCATGGAGGCCTGGCTGGCGCACCGCTCCATCGCCACGCTCCAGTTGCGCGTCGACCGGCAGAACGCCACCGCCCTCGCGGTGGCCGAGGCCCTCAAGCAGCGGCCGGAGGTGTCCGGCCTGCGCTATCCCGGGCTGTCCGACGACCCCTCGCACAAGATCGCCTCACAGCAGATGCGCCGCTACGGCTGCGTGGTCTCCTTCACGCTGCCCACACGCGCGCGTGCCGAGCGTTTTCTGCAGGCGCTGCGTCTGGTGGAGGACGCGACGAGCTTCGGCGGGGTGCGGTCCACGGCCGAGCGGCGCCGACGCTGGGGTGGGGACGCGGTCCCAGAAGGCTTCATCCGCATGTCCGTCGGCGCCGAGGACCCCGAGGACCTGATCGCCGACCTGTTGCGGGCCTTGGACGAGTCCGCCGAGTGA
- a CDS encoding SsgA family sporulation/cell division regulator: MRDSVQAEVMMSFLVSEELSFRIPVELRYETCDPYAVRLTFHLPGDAPVTWAFGRELLIDGVGRPCGEGDVHIAPADAEVLGEVLIRLQVGGDQALFRSSAPPLVAFLDRTDKLVPLGQEGALADFDAHLEEALDRILAEEQSAG; the protein is encoded by the coding sequence ATGCGCGATTCCGTACAGGCAGAAGTCATGATGAGCTTTCTCGTGTCGGAGGAGCTCTCCTTCCGCATTCCGGTGGAGTTGCGCTACGAGACCTGTGATCCCTACGCCGTGCGGCTCACCTTCCATCTGCCCGGCGATGCCCCGGTGACCTGGGCCTTCGGGCGCGAGCTGCTGATCGACGGCGTCGGCAGGCCCTGTGGGGAAGGGGATGTGCACATCGCTCCGGCCGACGCCGAGGTGCTGGGCGAAGTGCTGATCCGGCTTCAGGTGGGGGGCGACCAGGCCCTGTTCCGCTCCTCGGCGCCGCCGCTCGTGGCCTTCCTGGACCGCACCGACAAGCTCGTGCCGCTCGGTCAGGAGGGTGCGCTGGCCGACTTCGACGCCCATCTGGAAGAGGCCCTGGACCGCATCCTGGCCGAGGAGCAAAGCGCCGGCTGA
- a CDS encoding metallophosphoesterase, whose protein sequence is MTQGAGQGPEVERTTTLRDFRVPAYVHETGPYVHTAHPGDTAPPTDEAYPDGYTPTQRDLPVINRAEPRPVTTAETAPAAPAPQPATGPGPLYVVGDVHGYLDELVAALQEQGLIDASGQWCAGTTRLWFLGDFTDRGPDGIGVIDLVMRLSAEAAAAGGYCKALMGNHELLLLGAKRFGDTPVNSGAGTATFQAAWLLNGGQKTDMDRLQDHHLQWMARLDALEEVDGYLLVHSDTTAYLDYGDSIEAVNDTVRETLTRNDADECWDLFRKFTKRFSFRDEGGADAVRSLLDTYGGTRIVHGHSPIPYLLGEVGSEDGEEGSGPVVEEPHVYADGLAIAMDGGVTMAGKLLVRQLPLAT, encoded by the coding sequence ATGACTCAGGGGGCCGGTCAGGGACCCGAAGTGGAGCGGACGACGACGCTGCGCGACTTCCGGGTACCTGCGTACGTCCACGAGACCGGTCCGTACGTCCACACCGCCCACCCGGGCGACACCGCACCGCCCACCGACGAGGCGTACCCCGACGGCTACACGCCCACCCAGCGCGACCTGCCCGTCATCAACCGGGCGGAGCCCCGCCCGGTCACCACCGCCGAGACGGCCCCTGCCGCCCCGGCCCCGCAGCCCGCGACCGGCCCCGGCCCCCTGTACGTCGTCGGAGACGTCCACGGCTACCTCGACGAACTGGTGGCCGCACTGCAGGAGCAGGGGCTGATCGACGCCTCCGGCCAGTGGTGCGCCGGCACCACCCGGCTGTGGTTCCTCGGCGACTTCACCGACCGCGGCCCCGACGGGATCGGCGTCATCGACCTCGTGATGCGGCTGTCCGCCGAGGCCGCGGCGGCCGGCGGCTACTGCAAGGCCCTCATGGGCAACCACGAGCTGCTGCTGCTCGGCGCGAAGCGGTTCGGCGACACGCCCGTCAACTCCGGTGCGGGCACCGCCACCTTCCAGGCGGCCTGGCTGCTCAACGGCGGCCAGAAGACCGACATGGACCGCCTGCAGGACCACCACCTGCAGTGGATGGCCCGCCTCGACGCCCTCGAGGAGGTCGACGGCTATCTGCTGGTGCACTCGGACACCACCGCCTACCTCGACTACGGCGACTCCATCGAGGCCGTCAACGACACCGTCCGCGAGACCCTCACCCGCAACGACGCGGACGAGTGCTGGGATCTGTTCCGCAAGTTCACCAAGCGGTTCTCCTTCCGCGACGAAGGCGGCGCCGACGCCGTGCGCTCCCTCCTCGATACGTACGGCGGCACCCGCATCGTTCACGGCCACAGCCCCATTCCCTACCTGCTCGGCGAGGTCGGCTCCGAGGACGGCGAGGAGGGCAGCGGCCCGGTCGTGGAGGAACCGCACGTCTACGCCGACGGGCTCGCCATCGCGATGGACGGCGGCGTGACCATGGCCGGAAAGCTTCTGGTGCGGCAACTTCCGCTGGCCACCTGA
- a CDS encoding cupin domain-containing protein: MKAFRLDELEAERAANEGAYLQFLRERNMSVGLYALNAGERDPQKPHNQDEVYFVVSGRASITVGPETTEVARGSVVYVPAGVAHRFHHISEDLRVLVVFSPPEA; the protein is encoded by the coding sequence ATGAAGGCATTCCGGCTGGACGAACTGGAGGCGGAGCGCGCCGCCAACGAGGGTGCCTACCTTCAGTTCCTGCGCGAGCGGAACATGTCCGTCGGCCTGTACGCCCTGAACGCGGGCGAGCGCGACCCGCAGAAGCCGCACAACCAGGACGAGGTGTACTTCGTCGTCAGCGGCCGGGCGTCGATCACGGTGGGACCGGAGACGACCGAGGTCGCGCGCGGCAGCGTGGTGTACGTGCCGGCCGGCGTCGCCCACAGGTTCCACCACATCAGCGAGGACCTGAGGGTTCTCGTCGTCTTCTCTCCGCCCGAGGCGTGA